Genomic DNA from Mycobacterium stomatepiae:
ATTCGCCGGACTCAGGAGGAGCTGGAAGAAGGCCAGCGCCGGCCCTGCTGCTGGCCGGGGTGCAAGCACCGCGAGCGCAACGGCCGGCCGTAACGGGCGTCAGAGGTGGCCAGCGACGAAAGTCGCGGCCTGCCCGGGCATCCCGGACTGCGCGTAGGACAGGTGCACCGGAGAAAACAGCTCATCGTGTGACGGCAGCGCCAAGGCCCCGCCCGGGGTGCACACCGGATCGGCGGGCGCGCACAGGTCGATGGCCTTGGACCCGTACCACGGGCTGACCTCGCTGACCGGCGCCCCGAGATACCGGTCCGAAGGATTGCCGAACAGGGCGAGCGCCGCGACGTGGCCGGCCTCGTCGGCCGTGAGGATGTCGGGGATCAGTCCCGCGATCGGTGCCCGGGCGATAGTGGCCTCGTCGATTGCCATGGCGCCCAACGAATATCCACCGAGCACCAGCTTGGTGCTGGGACAGGTCGCAACCATGGACCCGACGTGCGCGTGTACGTCGCTGGCGCCGGCCGAGGCCGACGGGGCGAAGTCGTCGCCGGCGGGGTAGTTGACCGCATACACCCCGAGGGACCGACCGCCGACCTGCGAGCGCAATGCGTCGATGAATTGCTGGCCGACCACTCCGACTCCGGGCGCTTCGTTGGTGGCCCGGGCGAACGTCACCTCGACGTCGGGGCAGGGGGCAGCGGATGCGGGGGCAACCAGGGTTGGTGCACTCAGGGGCGATGCCCAAGCCAGCACCGCGGCACCCAGCGAACAAGCGAACTGGCGTCCGTTCACGTCCCCATGCTGACACATCGCCGGTGGGTGCTGCAGGGTGCCGTCTCGCCCTGGGGTCGGCTAGGTGCTGCCCCGGGTCTTGATAACCTGACGGGCGACGTCGACCAGTCTCTCGTTGGACTCTTGCGACAGCTTCCGCAGCAGGTCGAAGGCGGCGAAAGCCTCAAGGTTGAACCGCTCCATGATGATCCCTTTGGCTTGACCGATGACGTCGCGAGTGCTCAACGCGTCGTCGAACTGAGCTTCGGCGGCCGAGCCGAACAAGGCCACAGAGGCGTGCTGGGCCAGCAGTTCGCCCGTGAACACCGCGTCTTCTGGGAACGCTTCGGCTTCATCGCCGTACAGGTTGAGCGCGCCGAGGTTTCGTGACGCGACGTAAAGCTGGAAGGAGAGCAGGCTTCGGGCGCGGTAGTCGATTGCGGCGTCGCAAAATCGCGGCCAGCGGGGCTCGGTCGCCATGTCTTTGATCAACACCGTGCGGTGCTCACGCAGCGCGCTTAAACAGGGCCCCTCGTTGGCTTCCGACTGCAGGGTGTCGAGTTTGGCCACCAAGGGATCGCTGGGCGCCCGTGCCTCCACCGCGTTTCCGTGGACCAGAGAGATGCCTGCCCAGGTTGCGCCCGGCACGAGCTTGACGGCGCCCGCGACAATCGACTGCAGTGTGGCCTCGATGTCCAGCTGGTTCTGCATTTCGATGGCAAGCAGCCCCATTGCGCTTGCCAAGTCGTTGCACGACTTGCCGCCCACAGTCATAACGTCTTGTGTTCCACGGGCGCCTGCCGAATTAAACCTTGACGGGCGTCACGATGCCTTGCCTGGTAGGCGGCGACATTGCTGGCAGCCCGCTGGCTGGCAATTCGGGTGCCGCACGGGCGACAAGCGGGATACTCGAACGCCTGAGCGAAAGCGCGAGCGTCTAGACGGGACATGGATCTACCTGCGGAAACCGTTGGTGCCCCCGGCACGACTCGAACGTGCGACCTAGGGATTAGAAGGCCCTTGCTCTATCCACCTGAGCTACGGAGGCAATGCGCAGGTCAGTCTATCCAACGAACGGCGACAACCCGACTCGCCGACGCGACACGCGCGAAAAGCCTTGCCCCACCGTCAATATCGGTTGTCGTATTGAGCCTCGACATACGTCCAACACCAGCTGGTAATCAGCTGTTAACCGCAACGAGGCGTGTGCATAAGGTCGAGGAGACCGTTTCAATGGGCGTGGCCACGAGCATGACCGCGCGGTACGCGAGGGCGGGTTCCCAAGCGTTTCGCCTGGTAGCAGATGCCAGAGGTGCCTCAAAGGCCGCCGGCCTGTTGCTGCGCGGATCGCCGTTTGCCCTGGGCTGGTTTGCTGGGTGGTTGTCCACCGAATTTCCCCCGCATGTCGTGACCGGACACGCGTTGTCCCGGGTGTCGGCCCCAGCCATCGGTCGAGTGGGCGCCTCGTGGGCCGGGCAGCGTGCGGAGCAAACGCTCACCGCCGCCCTCGAGGAGTCCTTCGGGACGAATTACGCGGACCTGGTGAGCCACCCGGCGTGCGACGAATCCGAGTTCCCGCCGCGCGGCGGGCTGTTGCACCGACCGGGACCACACGCGCGGTATGCGGCTGAAACGTCGGACATTTCGTACGGCCCGGGTGGTCGCGACAACCTGCTTGACATCTGGTGCCGTCACGACCTGGCGCCGGGCCGTCGCGCACCGGTGCTGATCCAGGTCCCCGGCGGCGCGTGGGCGGTCAACGGCAAGCGCGGCCAGGCGTACACGCTGATGAGTCGCATGGTCGAACTCGGCTGGATCTGCGTATCGATCGACTACAGCAAGAGTCCGCGGTCGACCTTTCCGGCGCACCTGATCGACGTCAAACGCGCGATCGCCTGGGTCCGCGAGAACATCGCCGACTACGGTGGCGACCCCGGCTTCATCGCGATCACCGGCGGGTCCGCCGGTGGCCACCTGGCCTCGCTGGCCGCGCTCACTCCGAACGATCCACGTTTTCAGCCCGGGTTCGAGCACGCCGACACCGCTGTTCAGGCCGCGGTGCCCTACTACGGCGTCTACGACTTCACCAACGCCGAGGTGATGCACGAACTGATGCTGCCGTTCCTCGAGCAGTTCGTCATGCGCGCTCGCTACGCCGAGACACCCGAGCGATTCGCGGCGGCGTCGCCGATCAACTATGTGCACGACGAAGCGCCCCCGTTCTTCGTGCTGCACGGCGAGAAGGACGAACTGGTTCCCTGCACGCAGGCCCGCACTTTCTGTGCGGCGATGCGAGCCGCCGGAGCCCCGCTGGTGGCGCACGCCGAGCTCGCCAACGCCCACCACGCGTTCGACATCCTGTCCACGGCCCGGTCGCGGCTGGCCGCCAAGGCGGTCGCCGATTTCCTGGGCATCGTCTATGGGCGCCGGTCGACCGCACTGCTCGATTCGTGGCCGCTGTCGGCGACGTCGGCCAGCTGATTTGCCCAGCTCAACTGGCTTGTCGCAGCGTTTCTTCGCCCGTTCGCCGCACCTGCTGTAGCGACTGAATCGTGCCTTTCACCAGCGCGTCAACCCGACTAGCGTTGGTGGGGCTATCCGGTTGGCGGAGCTGGGGCAGGAGGCTTGACGGCGGTGACAAGGTTGGCGCGTCGGGTGGGTGAGCATGACTGAGCCCGAGGGGGGCCTCGGATTATCCGACGAACTCGGACCGGTTGACTATTTGCTGCATCGCGGTGAAGCGAACCCGCGGACCCGGTCGGGGATCATGGCGCTGGAACTCCTCGACACGACGCCGGACTGGGAGCGGTTCCGCACCCGGTTTGAGAATGCATCGCGCAAGGTGCTGCGGCTGCGGCAGAAGGTGGTGGTGCCGACGCTGCCGACGGCCAATCCGCGCTGGGTGGTGGATCCCGACTTCAACCTGGACTTCCACGTCCGGCGGGTGCGGGTGTCCGAACCCGGCACGCTGCGTGAGGTATTCGATCTCGCCGAGCTGATCCTGCAGTCGCCGCTGGACATCTCGCGGCCGCTGTGGACGGCGACCCTGGTCGAGGGTCTGCCCGACGGCAAGGCCGCGACGTTGCTGCACGTCAGCCATGCCGTCACCGACGGGGTGGGCGGCGTCGAGATGTTCGCCGAGATCTACGACCTCGAGCGCGATCCGCCG
This window encodes:
- the lipQ gene encoding esterase LipQ, translated to MGVATSMTARYARAGSQAFRLVADARGASKAAGLLLRGSPFALGWFAGWLSTEFPPHVVTGHALSRVSAPAIGRVGASWAGQRAEQTLTAALEESFGTNYADLVSHPACDESEFPPRGGLLHRPGPHARYAAETSDISYGPGGRDNLLDIWCRHDLAPGRRAPVLIQVPGGAWAVNGKRGQAYTLMSRMVELGWICVSIDYSKSPRSTFPAHLIDVKRAIAWVRENIADYGGDPGFIAITGGSAGGHLASLAALTPNDPRFQPGFEHADTAVQAAVPYYGVYDFTNAEVMHELMLPFLEQFVMRARYAETPERFAAASPINYVHDEAPPFFVLHGEKDELVPCTQARTFCAAMRAAGAPLVAHAELANAHHAFDILSTARSRLAAKAVADFLGIVYGRRSTALLDSWPLSATSAS
- a CDS encoding cutinase family protein yields the protein MNGRQFACSLGAAVLAWASPLSAPTLVAPASAAPCPDVEVTFARATNEAPGVGVVGQQFIDALRSQVGGRSLGVYAVNYPAGDDFAPSASAGASDVHAHVGSMVATCPSTKLVLGGYSLGAMAIDEATIARAPIAGLIPDILTADEAGHVAALALFGNPSDRYLGAPVSEVSPWYGSKAIDLCAPADPVCTPGGALALPSHDELFSPVHLSYAQSGMPGQAATFVAGHL
- a CDS encoding GAF and ANTAR domain-containing protein gives rise to the protein MTVGGKSCNDLASAMGLLAIEMQNQLDIEATLQSIVAGAVKLVPGATWAGISLVHGNAVEARAPSDPLVAKLDTLQSEANEGPCLSALREHRTVLIKDMATEPRWPRFCDAAIDYRARSLLSFQLYVASRNLGALNLYGDEAEAFPEDAVFTGELLAQHASVALFGSAAEAQFDDALSTRDVIGQAKGIIMERFNLEAFAAFDLLRKLSQESNERLVDVARQVIKTRGST